DNA sequence from the Halostella salina genome:
TCCGGTTCGACGCCGGCTCGCCGGAACCCGGCCGCGGCGACCTCGTTGCCGGCGTACAGCAGGAGGCCCAGACCGACGCCGACGGCGAGCGCCGGCCACCCGGTGCTCGCGGCCGTCGGCTCGATCCCGAGCGCGGCCGCCGGGACCTCGGTGTACAGCGCCGCGCCGACGAGCACCGCGCCGAACAGCCCCTGCGAGAGCGCGACGTTGGCCAGCAGCGCGCCCGTCGTCAGCGACGGGTCGTCGTCGGGCCGGAGCGTCTCGTGGGACGGCGTGCCGGGCGGGAACGGGGTGCTCGTGTCCGCCGACGCGGTGCCGTCACCCCCCGGCGCGGCGGAGTCGGTCCCGGCGTCGACTGCCCGCGGTTCGGCCGGCGTCGGTTCGGGCGGGGTGTCAGCGTCGACCGCCGGCGAATCGGCTGCGGGCCGCGTTCCGCCGGTCTCGTCCGGTCCTGTCTCGACGGCGGTCCCGCCGCTCATGGCGGTCTGTGTCGCACGCGAGAGCAACAGCAGTAAAGAGAGGACGACGAAGGAGACGCCGGTGAACGTCGCCCAGTCGGGCACGCGTTACTGCGGGCTGGGGCTGGAGCTGCCGCGGCCGACCTGCCGTTCGAGGGCCGACCCGGTGATGCTCTTGATGCGGTCGACGAGCCCGTCGTTCTCGGTCTCGCCGGCCAGCGCGACCTCCAGCACCTCGCTGATGTGGGAGACGGGGACGATCTCGACCTGTTCCTCGTACTCCTCCTCGATCATCACGTCCTGCTCGTTGGCGGCCGGGATGATCACGGTGTCGAGGCCCGACTTCGCCGCGGCCTCGATCTTGTGGGTGACGCCGCCGACCGGGAGCACGTCGCCCCGGACGGAGAGGGAGCCGGTCATCGCCAGGTCCTGCCGGACCGGCGCGTCCTCCAGCGCGGAGACGACGGCGGTCGCCACCGTGATGGAGGCGGAGTCGCCGTCGACGCCCTGCTGGCCCGCCTGCACGAACTGGATGTGGACGTCCTTCTCCGAGATGTCCTCGTCGGAGAACTTCTTGATGATCGCCGAGACGTTCTGGACGGCCTCCTCGGCCATCTCCTGGAGCTTCCCGGTGGCGATCACCTGACCGGGCCCCTGCGAGGGGGTCACCTCGGCCATCACGGGGAGGACGATGCCGCTGTCCTCGCCCATGACCGCGAGGCCGTTGACGCGGCCGACCACGTCGCCCTCGGAGACGGTGAGCTCGTAGTCCTTGCGGCGCTCGATGTAGTCGTCCGCGAGCTGCTGCTCGATGGAGCGGCTCCGGCGTTTCGCCTGCAGCACGTGGTCGCGGGTGGTGTACTCGGCGTCCTCGGCGCGGGCGATGTCGCCCGCGACGCGGACCAGCCCGCCGAGGTCGCGCAGCTTCAGCGTCAGGTGGCCCTTGCGGCCCGCGCGGCGCTTGGCTTCGAGGATGACCTCCTCGATAGCCTCGGGCGTGTAGTGGGGCAGGCGGCCGTCCTTCTCGACCTCCTGCGCGATGAAGCGCGCGTACTTGCGGCGCATCTCGGGGGTGTCGTCGATGGTGTCGTCCATGTACACCTCGTACCCGTACCCCTTGATGCGGGAACGGAGCGCGGGGTGCATGTTCTCCATCGCGTCGAGGTTCCCCGCCGCGATCATGATGAAGTCACAGGGGACCGGCTCGGTCTGGACCATCGCGCCCGAGGAGCGCTCGGACTGGCCCGTGATCGAGAACTCGCCCTCCTGGATCGCGGTCATCAGCTTCTGCTGGGAGCGGATGTCGAGCGTGTTGATCTCGTCGACGAACAGGACACCCTTGTTCGCCTTGTGGATCGCCCCGGGCTCGACGCGGTCGTGGCTGGGCGTCTCCATGCCGCCGGACTGGAACGGGTCGTGGCGGACGTCGCCCAGCAGCGCGCCGGCGTGAGCGCCCGTCGCGTCCTCGAACGGCGCGGTGCTCTCGTCGGCGGCGTTGACGATGAGGTTCGGGATCATCGCGTCGCTACCGCGGTTGGAGTAGCGGAAGGCGAGGTAGACCACGCCGGCCGCGAGGATGCCGAGCAGGATGCTCGCGGGCGACAGCAGCGTGTAGCCCAGCACGATGGCGATGATGATCCACATCAGGAACGAGCGCATCCGGTTTTTCTTCCGGGCCTCGTCCTTGTGGGCCTCCACGATCTGCTCGCCCTTGCCGGCCGGCACCGTCCGGACCTTCGGCTCGTTGCCGTCGTCGGGGTTGTGGTAGACGAGTACGTCCTGCAGGTCCTCCTTCGGGAGGAGTTCGCTCATCGCCTTCGCCAGCATCGACTTCCCCGTCCCCGGGGTGCCGATCATCATCACGTGGCGGCGCTGCTTGGCGGCCTTCTTGACGATGTCGCGGGCGTCGTCCTGCCCGATCACCTGGTCGACGAGCTTGTCCGGGACATCGATGTCCTCGGTCGAGTCGATCTGGAGTCCGCCCAGCAGGTTGTCCTCCTCGTCGTCGTCGATGAGGTCCCTGTCGACCTGGCTACCGAGGTCCTCCAGCGGGTCGTCGTCGCCCGCGTCGGCGTCCGTCGCCTCCGTAGACGGGCGCTCGCTTCGCCCCGGGGAGTCACCCGACTCCAGGGGTTCGTCCGGGTCGGGATCGACGCCCTCCTGGTCGGTGGGGGCGTCGACCCCCTCGCCGGGGTCGTGTTCCTCCGGCTCCGGGGAAACGTCGTCCGTGTCCGTATCGTTGCTCATAGAATGCGTTGCTGGCTGATCCGAAGGCTGGGGAACTGATATACTTTCTCCCTCCTTTTCCGATCTCCCATACGCCCGAAAACACCAGCAGCGCAACTGTATCGTCCGATCTCTCCGAAGGGGGTGACTCGCCACCCTTATAAACAGACAGGTCGCACGTACGAACGATGCAACGGGGCTTCTACATCGGCAGGTTCCAGCCCTTCCACAACGGTCACCGGAGCATGGTGCAGGCGATCGCGGAGGACGTGGACGAACTCGTCCTCGGCATCGGGAGCGCCGGGGACTCCCACAGCAAGCACGACCCGTTCACCGCGGGCGAGCGGATCATGATGGTGACGAAGTCGCTGGTCGACGTCGACCTCGTGACCTACGCCGTGCCAATCGAGGACCTGGACCGCAACTCGGTGTGGGTGAGCCACGTCCAGAGCATGAGCCCCGACTTCGACGTCGCCTACTCGAACAACCCGCTCGTGATCCAGCTGTTCGAGGAGGCCGGCGTGGAGGTGCGCCAGTCCCCGATGTTCAACCGCGACGTGCTGGAGGGGACGGAGGTCCGCGAGCGCATGATCAAGGGGACGAACTGGCAGCCGCTGGTGCCGGACCCGGTCGTCGAGGTCATCGAGGAGATCGGCGGCATCGAACGCATCCAGCGCGTCAGCGAGACCGACAGCAACGGCGACTGATGATCACGCTCGCCTCCGACTTCGGCTCGCCGTACCCCGCCGCGATGAAAGGCGTGATCCTGCAGGAGTCGGACGCGCGGCTGGTCGACGTGGCCCACGACTTTCCGCGGCAGGACGTGCGCGCCGCGGCGTTCTGGCTCCGCGAGGTGCTCCCGTGGTTCCCGCCGGCGGTTCACCTCGCCGTGATAGACCCGGGCGTCGGCACCGACCGCGCCGCCGTCGTCGCCCGCGCCGGCGACCACGCGCTCGTCGGGCCGGACAACGGCGCCCTCGTCCCGGCGGCTCGGGAGTTGGCCGAGAAGCCCGACGGCGTGGAGTGGTTCCGGATCGACGACGCGGACGCCGAAAGCACAACGTTTCACGGCCGCGACGTGTTCGCGCCGGCGGCCGCCGCAGTCCACGAGGCCGGCGTCGTCGGGCTGGATTCGCTGGACCTGCTGACCCCCGTCGACGATTTCGAGGCGCTCTCCTTCCCCGAGCCGACCGTCCGGGACGACGCCGTCGTCGGCGAAGTGCTGGTCGTCGACGGCTTCGGCAACGCGATCACGAACGTCCCCGGGGACGTGGTGTCGGGGCTGGACGCGGTGACCGTGAACGGCCAGTCGGTCCCCGTCGGCGAGACGTTCGCCGCGGTGCCCGAGGGCCAGTGGCTCGTCACCGTCGGCAGCCACGGCAACGTCGAACTCGACGTGAACCGGGGGCGCGGCGACGAGGCGTTCGGCGTGGACCCGGGCGACGAGGTACGGCTAACGTTCCGGTAGACGCCGCTGTTCGACGAGGGAGTCCGACGCGGCCGCCAATATTTTTACCGGCGGATATGTAGGATGACTCATCTATGGGATCCGATCGGTCAACGGGGGATGACTCGGCGGGTGCGGACGACGGGGGCGACCTGCCGGTCGCGCGGCGGACGGTGCTCAAGTCGGCCGCCGGGGCGCTGGGCGTCGGGGTCGGAGTCGCGGGCACGACGGGGGCAGCCGCCGCCCGGCGCGACGCGGTCCTCTCGGAAGGGTTCGAGGACTACTCGGTCGGCGGCTACCCGAACGGCTGGAAGAAAAACGGCAACAGCGACCAGGGGGTCGTCGACTCGCCAGCGGCCAGCGGCGACCGGGCGCTGCGGCTGACCGGCAGTTCGGGCGGCTGCTGGGAGGCCATCGCCAACGCGCCGATCGACCTGCCGGAGTCGGGGTCGGCGACCCTCCGGCTGTCGGTGTATCCGACGACGAACGGCGAGGTGGGCTGCCACGACAACCGCGGGGATATCGGGCTCGGGACGAGCGCGGAGTCGTGGAACGCCGGCGACGGGTGGCGGCTGGTCCAGTTCGGCACCGACGACCGCCTCGTCGGCCCCGGCGGCACCGACCTCGGCCCGTACGAGACCGGCGCGTGGCAGACCCTGGAGTTCACCTACGAGCGGACCGAGCGGGGCGTCCGGGTCAGCTTCGCCGTCGACGGGGCGGAACGGGGGTCGGCCGTCCGCCCGGTCAGCGAGTTCGAGAACGACATCTCGTGGCTGACGCTGTCGAGCGGCGAGTTCACGATCTATTTCGACGACGTGACGCTGACGACCGGTGACGGCGGCGGGCCGACGGCGTCCTTTACGTTCTCCCCCTCGGACCCGGAGACGAACGAGACGGTGCAGTTCGACGCCAGCGGCTCCGAGGACCCCGACGGCAGCATCGAGCGCTACGAGTGGGACTTCACCGGCGACGGCACGTTCAACGTCACCGGACAGACTGTCGACCACCGGTTCACCGACGACGTCGACTACGACGTGACGCTCCGCGTGACCGACGACGCCGGCAACCGGGACACGGTGACCAAAACGGTCCCCGTCAGCGGCAGCAACAGCGCGCCCGACGCCGCATTCACCTACTCCCCCTCGGACCCGGCGGTCGGCGACGAGGTCACGTTCGACGCCGGCCCGTCCGCGGACCCCGACGGGACGATCCAGTCGTACAACTGGGACCTGAACGCGGACGGCACCGCGGACGTGCAGGGGGAGGTCGTCTCCGAGACGTACGACTCGGCCGGGGAATACACGGTGACGCTCGCCGTCGAGGACGACGCCGGGAGCCACGACACGGTCCAGCGGACGGTGTCGGTCGGCGAGGGCAACGCAAGCCCCACCGCCGACTTCACCGTCTCGCCGGACGCCCCGGCGGTCGGCGAGCAGGTGACGCTCGACGCCAGCGCCGCCAGCGACCCCGACGGCAGCATCGCCAGCTACGAGTGGGACGTGGACGGCGACGGCTCGGTCGAGACGCAGGGGCAGGCGGTCGGGGTGGCCTACGACGAGTCCGGGACGTACACGGTCACGCTCGAAGTCCGTGACGACGACGGAGCGACCGACACCGCCCGGCGGACCATCGGCGTCGAGACCTCGAACACGCCGCCGTCCGCCGCGTTCGAGTACACACCCGGCGACCCCGCAGTGGGCGAGACGGTCACGCTCGACGCCTCCGGTTCGTCCGACCCCGACGGCTCGGTCGTCTCGTACGAATGGGACGTGGACGGCGACGGCAGCTACGAGCGGTCCGGCCGGACCGTCGACTACGCGTTCGAGTCGGCGGGCGACCACCCGGTCACGCTACGCGTCACGGACGACGCCGGCGCGACCGACGAGGTGACCGACACCGTCCCCGTCGTCGAACTGGAGGGGCCCGAGCCGTCCTTTACCATCTCGAACCCCGAGCCGATGCTCGGCGAGGCAGTCACGCTCGACGCCTCCGGCTCGTCCGACCCCGACGGCACCGTCAGGGCCTACGAGTGGGACGTCGACGGCGACGGCGAGTACGAGAAACGCGGCGTGGAGGTGACCCACCGGTTCGAGAGCACCGATGCGACGCAGGTGTCCCTTCGGGTCACCGACGGCGACGGGCTGCAGGGGACCTCGCGGCAGAACGTCGCCGTCGCGCAGACGTTCCGGAGCCGGCGCTCGCGGAAGTTCGACCTCGCGGACTCGATCGACGACGACTCGGTCCTCGCGACGCTGGAACCGCTTGCGGACGTACCGGGCGACAGGGAACTGGCGGAGTACACGTTCGGCGAACTGGAGACGGCGGCGGGCACCGGGGAGATCGACCCGGGTACGGCCAACGAGGCCGCCCGCCGGCTGCTGATCGGCGAGCGGGCGACCCACGGGATCGTCGAGACCATCGGCCCGGGCAACGACACGACCGGGCTGCGGTTCGCCCGGCGGATCGCGGAGTCGGTGTGCAGCGTCGGGATCAAGCTCCTGCTGTTCAAGGTCGCTATCGGCGAGAAGCTCGCGTCGCTGGCGTCAGGCCTCGTTGCGAGCACGCTGCTGTACACGGCCGGGGAGACGATCGCAGACGGGATCGACTACCTCTTTACCAACATGCTCCCGGCCGACGACGGGCGGACCGAGGCGCGCACGGAGGCGAAATCGAAGGCCCGGGGCCTCTGGGACGACATCGCCGCGGGCGCGGCGGCGACCGCCGAACTCATCGCCGAGGCCATCGAGACCCTCGCGGACGTCGTCGAGGGGATCGTCCGTGCGACCGTCGAGTTCAGCCGGGTCGCCCCGCTGTCGATGACCACGTCGCCGGAGTCGCTCGGGGAGCTCGCGTTCGGCAACAGCATCTGGCGGGAACAGATACGACTGCACAGCGACCTCCAGCCCGATAGCGTCGCCGGCGGGCTCCCGGGAAGCACGGAGACGGTCGCCCAGGCCCGGGAGGACGGCGTGACCACCGTCAGAACGAACTTCGAGAACATCGCGTCGGATCTGGACACGCTGAAAAACGACCTCGGGGACTTCAACGTCGTCGACTCCGTCGCGGACATCGGCGAAGCGGACTCGTGGGCCGACTACGGCCTGCAGGCGCTGCAGGCGCTGGCCTCGCTGCTGTCCAGCATCTTCAGCCTGCTCGTGGAGAGCTTCGCCATCGGGGCGACCGGGACGGCGATCCTCATGGCTCGCAAGATACACGCGGAAGTCATCGACAGCGTGCTGGCGGGAGAACATCGCGTCGACGGCTGGGCACCGGTGTAACCAATGACCGACATTCCACACCACCACGACCGACTCGCGGAGGCAGTCCGGACCGGGGACATCGAGACGGCGCTGGACGCCCAGCGCGCGATAGCGACCAGCAGCCCGCCGCTGCCCGAACTGCTCGACGAGTTCCGGGCCGCGGTGGACGCCGGCGACGACGCGCGGGCGGAGACGGTCCTGACGAAGATCGACGACCGGATCGAGGAGCGCCGGCCGGCCGAGCAGGCATCCGTCGAACAGGCGGCGCTCACCCGCGAGGAGAACGACCCGGACCGGGAGACGCTGACGGAACTGCAGACACACATCGAGAACGCGACCGAGACGAGCCTCGACAGGGCGGGGTTTCTCGGGGTCGCGACGACGTATCTGGAGGACGGCTGGGACGACACCAGCGAGGTCACCGAGGCCGCCGACACGCTCGGCAGCAAGGAACGGGAGCTCCAGTCGTCGGTCGAGCGCGTCGAGGAGACGCTCGACTCGACGACGCTCCCCGCCAGCGTCGAGGTCGTCGCCATCGGCAACGCGACCGCCCGCCGGCAGGTCGACGAGGAGTTCGCCGTCACCGCGACCGTCGAGAACCTCGGCGACCGGCGCGCCACGGACGTGACGGTGCGCGTGGAGCCCGGCGACGGGCTGGCCGCCAGCCCGGGCGAACGGGGACCGATCGCGGTCGAACCGGGCCAGCGCCGGGAGGTGGAGTTCACGGTCGTCGGAACCCGCTCGGGCGAGTTCACGCTCGGGTTCCGGGTCGATTCGGAGAACGCCGGCGTCTCCAGCGGCGAGACGACCGTCATCGTGCGGTCGGAGGCTGATCCCCCTGCCACGCCCGTCGAGGCTCTCGCCGGCACGGACGGCGAGGTGACGTTCGACGACGTGATCACCGCGATCAGCCTCTACAATCAGGACGAACCGGTCCCCGAGACGGACGGGATGACCCTCGACTTCGGCGACGTGGTCGGCGTCATCGCCGCGTACAACGAGCGTGAGACATGAGACGGGTCGTCGTCCTCGCCGTCGTGGCGTCGCTGCTGGCCGTCCCGGTCGCGGCGGCGACCGTGCCGATCTCCCTCTCGGCGAGCCACCCCGGCGAGACGACGCCCGGCAGCACCGTCGCGGTGACGCTGTCGGTGACAAACGACGGCGACCAGCCGTCCGACGCGATGGGCGTGCAGGTCGAGGACGTCCCCGAGGCGCTGACCGTCGCCGAGATCCGGTCGCCGAACGGCTCGGTCGCGGCGAACCGCAACGCCGTCTTCTGGACCGACCCCGTGCCGGCCGGGGAGACGGTGACCGCGACGTACGTCGTCGCAGTCGACGGCGACGCCCCGGCCGAGACCTACGAGTTCACGGCCCGGGCCGCCAGCGGCGACAGCGAGGTCCAGCAGGCCGTGACCGTCGACGTGGTTCCCCCGAACCAGCCCCCCGAGGCGTCGGTCGACGCGCCGAGCGAGGCCACCGTCGGGGAGCCGGTCACGTTCGACGGCAGCGGCTCGTCGGACCCCGACGGCACGGTCGCGTCGTACGAGTGGGACCTGGACGGCGACGGCGAGTACGAGGCGACCGGTCCGACGGTCGAGCACAGCTTCGACGAACCCGGCGAACGGGCCGTGGAACTGCAGGTCACCGACGACGATGGGGCGGTCGCAATGGTAGTGCGCGACGTGCAGGTACGCGAGGCGCAGGACGGCGGCAACGACGGCGACGGCTCCGACGACACGGAGAACGCATCGGCGGCGGCCGTCGCCAGCGACGGGTCGCCGTTCGACCTGGAGAACGCGCCCATCCTGCTGGGAGCCGTCGCCGTCGCGCTTGTGGTGCTGTTCGTCGGGTGGTATCTCGTCCGTGGCGGCGATGACGGGGACGACGCGGCCCCCGCCGACGACACCGGTCCCGGCGGTGCGGACGGCCCCTCGGAGTTCGGGGAGCCGCAGCCGTCGAGCGACGGCGCGCCGCCGTCCGACCAGCCTCCGCCGCGGGAACGCACCGGGCACGAGCAGGGGGCGGCAAACGACGGGCCGCCCGGTGCCGGTCCCGCAGAGGGCGGTGCGCCAGTCTCGGGTGGAGCCGGACGGGCGGCCCGCAACGAGCCGGACCGACCGGCGCACGGTGAACCGAACCGACCGGCTCGCGATGCGCCTGACCGGGCGGTTCGGGACGAGGCGGGCCGGCCGGGCGAACCAGCCGAGCGCGAGCCGCCCCGGCAGCCCGGCGGCGAGGGCTCCGGCACGGAGCCGCGACGGAACCCCGAGCACGACCGGGCGCGCGACGATCCCGGCCGGCCGAACAGCGACCCGGATCCGCCAACCGACGACGCCGGTGGCGACCCAGCGGCCGGGGACGGCACCGACGGCGACCCAGCCGGGGGTACCGAGCCCGAAGGCACCATCGAGTCACCGGCGTACTGTCCGCACTGCGGGGCGGCGATCGCGGAGTACGACCTGCCGACGCTGGAGTTCTGTCCGGACTGCGGCTCCGACCTGCAGGAGTGAGGGGGTCGAGCCCGGTCAGATCCGCTTCTCGACCCGTCGGATGCCCTCGGCGACCGACCCCCGCTCGAAGTACGCCAGTTCGACGGCAAGCACCAGCGCGGCGGCGGCCAGCACCGTCACGAACACGCCGCGCTGGTCGGCGTAGAGGTGCCACAGCAACAGCGGGAGGAAGAGCGCGGTCCCGGCGAGGCCGACGGCGGGGACGGCCCGCGACCACCCCTCGGCTTCCCCGAGCGCGAGATAGCTCATGGCGCCGAACACGACGATGAAGGCGAGCGACGCGAAGGAGGTGATCCCCTGAAGGCTCCCGTAGACGGTGAAGGCGAGCGTGAGCGCGCCGAGGCCGAGGACGATCCGCGGCGGCACCGCGCCCGCCCCGTCGCCCTCGAACCGGTCGGGCATGAGGCCGTCCGCGACGAGGCCGTCGGCGAACTGGACGCCGCTGAACAGCGTCGCGTTGATCGCGCTCGCGGTGGAGAACAGCGCCGACAGCGAGATGACGAGGCGGCCGGTCCCCCCGCCGAACCGCTCGGCCGCCGCGGCGAGCGCCGTCTCGGGGTGCCGGACGACCAGCGAGGTTTCGACGAGGCTCGTGGTGACGACGGCGACGCCGACGTAGACGAGAACGGCGACGGGGATCGAGACGTAGATCGCCCGGCGGATCGTCTCGACGGGGTCCGCGATCGCGTCCTGGTCGTACAGCAGTAGCTGCCAGCCCTGGAACGCGACGAACGACACCGCCGCGGCCACGACCGGTCCCGCACCGACCGAGCCGACGCCGGTCGCCACGCCGTCGCCCCCGACGGCTTCGGCGAGCCCCAGTGCGACGAACCCCGCGAGGACGGCGATCTTCGCCGCGACCAGCACGACCTCGACCAGCCCCGTCTCCTTCACGCCGACGAGGTTGAGACCGACGAACGCGGCGACGACCAGCGCCGACACGGCCGGGCGCGCCGGCACCCCGGCGACGGAGCCGAGGCCGGCGATGTCGACGAAGTAGCTCCCGAACGCGAAGGCGTACATCGCCATCGAGCCGACGTAGCCGACGAGCAGGGTCCAGCCGGCCATCCCGGCCAGCGTCGAACTACCCGCGAACGACTCGATGAACGTCGGCGAACCGCCCCGGTCATCGCATGCGCGGTTGAGGACGACGTAGGAGTAGCCCGCACACAGCGCCACCCCGCCGGCGATGGCGAAGGCGAGCCACGCGAGCGCCCCCGACACCTTGACGACGACGCCGAGGACCGCGTAGATCCCGCCGCCGATCATCCCGCCAAGTGCGATCGCCACGGCCTCCGTGAGACCGAATCGACCGCTCATGGGGCGGGGTTGGCAGGCGAGGCTGGTAAAAATTGTTCGCAGCGGTCCGAGGTGTACGCTACCGCGCTACTCCGCGGAGATCACGTCGTCGATCCGGGCGATCATCGTCGCCGCCTCGGTCGCGGACTCGACGGCCTCGCGCTTGACGGCGACGGGGTCGACGATCCCGTGTTCGACGGGGTCGCCGACCTCGCCCGCCTCGCCGTCGGTGATGAGGCCCGCACGGCCCTCCGCGTCGAAGGCGGACCGGAGGTCGACGAGCGCGTCGATGGGGTCCATGCCCGCGTTCTCGGCGAGCGTGCGCGGCAGCACGTCGATCGCGTCGGCGAACGCCTCGACGGCGAGCTGCTCGCGCCCCTCGGTCCCGGTCGCGGCGTCGCGCACGGCGTCGGCGGCCGCGATCTCGCTCGCGCCGGCACCGGGGACGACGCCGCCGGTCTCGGCGGCGGCGATGACCACGTCGAGCGCGTCGTTGACCGCGCGCTCCAGTTCGTCGGCGACGTGGTCGGTGCCGCCGCGGACAAAGAGCGTGACGGACTCGGCGGCCGCGCCGCCCTCGACGAACGCGAGTTCGTCGTCGCCGAACGTCTCGGTGCGGACGCGCTCGGCGTGGCCGAAGTCCTCGTCCGCGAGGTCGTCGAGCGCGCCGACGCGGGCGGCACCGGTCGCCCGGGCGATCCCCTTCGCGTCGTCGTCGTCGACGCTGGAGAAGGCGAGGACCCCGCGCTTCGAGAGGTAGGAGGCGACGCGGTCGTCGAGGTCGCCCGTGGTAAAGGCGACGTCGACGCCGGCGTCGTCGAGCGTCTCGGCGTACTCGCGGAGTTCGCGCTCCTCGGACTCCATGGCAGTCGTCAGCTGGTCGACGGAGTCGACCGAGTACTCGGCGTCCACGTCGCCCGTGTTGACCTCGAGGTCCACGTCGAGGACGGCGATCGTCGCGTCCTCGACCGCGGCGGGCATGCCGTCGGTCGCGGGGTCCTCGTCGAGGACGATCCCCTCGACGAGTTCCGTCGCCGTCGAACTCGCGCCGACGCGGGTGTGGACGGTGACGGCGTCGCGGTCGACGCCGTCGCCGGTCTCGGCGTGGCG
Encoded proteins:
- a CDS encoding CPBP family intramembrane glutamic endopeptidase, whose product is MPDWATFTGVSFVVLSLLLLLSRATQTAMSGGTAVETGPDETGGTRPAADSPAVDADTPPEPTPAEPRAVDAGTDSAAPGGDGTASADTSTPFPPGTPSHETLRPDDDPSLTTGALLANVALSQGLFGAVLVGAALYTEVPAAALGIEPTAASTGWPALAVGVGLGLLLYAGNEVAAAGFRRAGVEPDEELRELLAPDSLTGWVVLLGTVLPVIALFEELLFRAALVGVVSTGFAVSPWAMAVVSTVAFALGHGMQGPGGVAVTGALGFVLAAAFVVTGSLFVVVVAHYLVNALEFVVHEGIGVEWAGE
- a CDS encoding CARDB domain-containing protein: MTDIPHHHDRLAEAVRTGDIETALDAQRAIATSSPPLPELLDEFRAAVDAGDDARAETVLTKIDDRIEERRPAEQASVEQAALTREENDPDRETLTELQTHIENATETSLDRAGFLGVATTYLEDGWDDTSEVTEAADTLGSKERELQSSVERVEETLDSTTLPASVEVVAIGNATARRQVDEEFAVTATVENLGDRRATDVTVRVEPGDGLAASPGERGPIAVEPGQRREVEFTVVGTRSGEFTLGFRVDSENAGVSSGETTVIVRSEADPPATPVEALAGTDGEVTFDDVITAISLYNQDEPVPETDGMTLDFGDVVGVIAAYNERET
- a CDS encoding SAM hydrolase/SAM-dependent halogenase family protein — protein: MITLASDFGSPYPAAMKGVILQESDARLVDVAHDFPRQDVRAAAFWLREVLPWFPPAVHLAVIDPGVGTDRAAVVARAGDHALVGPDNGALVPAARELAEKPDGVEWFRIDDADAESTTFHGRDVFAPAAAAVHEAGVVGLDSLDLLTPVDDFEALSFPEPTVRDDAVVGEVLVVDGFGNAITNVPGDVVSGLDAVTVNGQSVPVGETFAAVPEGQWLVTVGSHGNVELDVNRGRGDEAFGVDPGDEVRLTFR
- the lonB gene encoding ATP-dependent protease LonB — protein: MSNDTDTDDVSPEPEEHDPGEGVDAPTDQEGVDPDPDEPLESGDSPGRSERPSTEATDADAGDDDPLEDLGSQVDRDLIDDDEEDNLLGGLQIDSTEDIDVPDKLVDQVIGQDDARDIVKKAAKQRRHVMMIGTPGTGKSMLAKAMSELLPKEDLQDVLVYHNPDDGNEPKVRTVPAGKGEQIVEAHKDEARKKNRMRSFLMWIIIAIVLGYTLLSPASILLGILAAGVVYLAFRYSNRGSDAMIPNLIVNAADESTAPFEDATGAHAGALLGDVRHDPFQSGGMETPSHDRVEPGAIHKANKGVLFVDEINTLDIRSQQKLMTAIQEGEFSITGQSERSSGAMVQTEPVPCDFIMIAAGNLDAMENMHPALRSRIKGYGYEVYMDDTIDDTPEMRRKYARFIAQEVEKDGRLPHYTPEAIEEVILEAKRRAGRKGHLTLKLRDLGGLVRVAGDIARAEDAEYTTRDHVLQAKRRSRSIEQQLADDYIERRKDYELTVSEGDVVGRVNGLAVMGEDSGIVLPVMAEVTPSQGPGQVIATGKLQEMAEEAVQNVSAIIKKFSDEDISEKDVHIQFVQAGQQGVDGDSASITVATAVVSALEDAPVRQDLAMTGSLSVRGDVLPVGGVTHKIEAAAKSGLDTVIIPAANEQDVMIEEEYEEQVEIVPVSHISEVLEVALAGETENDGLVDRIKSITGSALERQVGRGSSSPSPQ
- a CDS encoding PKD domain-containing protein, producing MGSDRSTGDDSAGADDGGDLPVARRTVLKSAAGALGVGVGVAGTTGAAAARRDAVLSEGFEDYSVGGYPNGWKKNGNSDQGVVDSPAASGDRALRLTGSSGGCWEAIANAPIDLPESGSATLRLSVYPTTNGEVGCHDNRGDIGLGTSAESWNAGDGWRLVQFGTDDRLVGPGGTDLGPYETGAWQTLEFTYERTERGVRVSFAVDGAERGSAVRPVSEFENDISWLTLSSGEFTIYFDDVTLTTGDGGGPTASFTFSPSDPETNETVQFDASGSEDPDGSIERYEWDFTGDGTFNVTGQTVDHRFTDDVDYDVTLRVTDDAGNRDTVTKTVPVSGSNSAPDAAFTYSPSDPAVGDEVTFDAGPSADPDGTIQSYNWDLNADGTADVQGEVVSETYDSAGEYTVTLAVEDDAGSHDTVQRTVSVGEGNASPTADFTVSPDAPAVGEQVTLDASAASDPDGSIASYEWDVDGDGSVETQGQAVGVAYDESGTYTVTLEVRDDDGATDTARRTIGVETSNTPPSAAFEYTPGDPAVGETVTLDASGSSDPDGSVVSYEWDVDGDGSYERSGRTVDYAFESAGDHPVTLRVTDDAGATDEVTDTVPVVELEGPEPSFTISNPEPMLGEAVTLDASGSSDPDGTVRAYEWDVDGDGEYEKRGVEVTHRFESTDATQVSLRVTDGDGLQGTSRQNVAVAQTFRSRRSRKFDLADSIDDDSVLATLEPLADVPGDRELAEYTFGELETAAGTGEIDPGTANEAARRLLIGERATHGIVETIGPGNDTTGLRFARRIAESVCSVGIKLLLFKVAIGEKLASLASGLVASTLLYTAGETIADGIDYLFTNMLPADDGRTEARTEAKSKARGLWDDIAAGAAATAELIAEAIETLADVVEGIVRATVEFSRVAPLSMTTSPESLGELAFGNSIWREQIRLHSDLQPDSVAGGLPGSTETVAQAREDGVTTVRTNFENIASDLDTLKNDLGDFNVVDSVADIGEADSWADYGLQALQALASLLSSIFSLLVESFAIGATGTAILMARKIHAEVIDSVLAGEHRVDGWAPV
- a CDS encoding nicotinamide-nucleotide adenylyltransferase — protein: MQRGFYIGRFQPFHNGHRSMVQAIAEDVDELVLGIGSAGDSHSKHDPFTAGERIMMVTKSLVDVDLVTYAVPIEDLDRNSVWVSHVQSMSPDFDVAYSNNPLVIQLFEEAGVEVRQSPMFNRDVLEGTEVRERMIKGTNWQPLVPDPVVEVIEEIGGIERIQRVSETDSNGD
- a CDS encoding PKD domain-containing protein — encoded protein: MRRVVVLAVVASLLAVPVAAATVPISLSASHPGETTPGSTVAVTLSVTNDGDQPSDAMGVQVEDVPEALTVAEIRSPNGSVAANRNAVFWTDPVPAGETVTATYVVAVDGDAPAETYEFTARAASGDSEVQQAVTVDVVPPNQPPEASVDAPSEATVGEPVTFDGSGSSDPDGTVASYEWDLDGDGEYEATGPTVEHSFDEPGERAVELQVTDDDGAVAMVVRDVQVREAQDGGNDGDGSDDTENASAAAVASDGSPFDLENAPILLGAVAVALVVLFVGWYLVRGGDDGDDAAPADDTGPGGADGPSEFGEPQPSSDGAPPSDQPPPRERTGHEQGAANDGPPGAGPAEGGAPVSGGAGRAARNEPDRPAHGEPNRPARDAPDRAVRDEAGRPGEPAEREPPRQPGGEGSGTEPRRNPEHDRARDDPGRPNSDPDPPTDDAGGDPAAGDGTDGDPAGGTEPEGTIESPAYCPHCGAAIAEYDLPTLEFCPDCGSDLQE